One Sphingobacteruim zhuxiongii DNA window includes the following coding sequences:
- a CDS encoding DUF4302 domain-containing protein: MKSIIYYIALFCFAFLFSCTKSNDVELINGDPKERINDTINMVKSALVDAPNGWKAYVSTDVGKEFGFYMTFAENDRLKMYADINDDAAITSKESTYRVRQIMAATLVFDTYSYITTLQDPNGAVNGGKNGVGLGSDVEFEYRYMRGDSIVFQGRKFDEPLVLVKASEAEKKKFEAADYLKTIQKITQDLGLLSSQVVDINGKKYNVSINRSSKMVTLIHITSDGKSEIINGYYSYSIDGVEFVKGVEVNGVMLKSIGIKADKYAVKSIDNKEFNIAYDVTATLPLEMIYGFDKSIKTFGSIGNTNTMPKITQQTTFDKILSGITTKFGTVKFRYFTLKMDSRTKMSVNVHYTSSADFTATMIVDYTISNGVITISNPSGNTTGNWDVRRSALREFEDYLLNNKSFKLEWVPTTDGPPAIGWRSTTNPNDLIYGFPI; this comes from the coding sequence ATGAAAAGTATAATCTATTATATCGCCCTATTCTGCTTTGCTTTTTTATTCAGTTGTACAAAAAGTAATGATGTCGAATTAATCAATGGTGATCCTAAAGAAAGAATAAATGATACCATTAACATGGTAAAGAGTGCGTTAGTTGATGCGCCCAATGGTTGGAAGGCCTATGTCTCAACAGATGTTGGGAAGGAATTTGGTTTTTACATGACTTTTGCGGAGAATGATCGTCTGAAAATGTATGCTGATATCAATGATGATGCAGCGATCACATCGAAAGAATCAACCTACCGCGTACGCCAAATTATGGCTGCGACATTAGTGTTTGATACATACAGCTACATTACTACGCTACAAGACCCTAACGGTGCCGTAAATGGAGGAAAGAATGGTGTTGGATTAGGTAGTGATGTTGAGTTTGAGTACAGATATATGAGGGGAGACTCGATTGTTTTCCAAGGTAGAAAATTTGATGAGCCACTAGTGCTTGTTAAGGCAAGTGAAGCTGAGAAAAAGAAGTTTGAGGCTGCGGATTACCTAAAGACAATTCAAAAAATAACACAAGATCTTGGCCTGCTAAGTAGTCAAGTGGTTGATATCAATGGGAAGAAGTATAACGTTTCAATTAATCGGTCTTCAAAAATGGTAACATTGATACACATCACGAGCGATGGGAAATCCGAAATTATCAATGGCTATTATAGCTACTCAATTGACGGGGTTGAATTTGTTAAAGGAGTAGAGGTCAATGGAGTGATGTTGAAATCGATAGGAATAAAGGCCGACAAGTATGCCGTGAAGTCAATAGACAATAAGGAATTTAATATTGCCTATGATGTTACAGCAACTTTACCGTTGGAAATGATATACGGTTTTGATAAATCGATTAAAACTTTCGGATCGATCGGTAATACGAATACAATGCCTAAGATTACTCAGCAGACAACTTTTGACAAAATTCTAAGTGGTATTACGACAAAATTTGGAACAGTGAAGTTTAGATATTTCACGCTAAAAATGGACTCTAGAACGAAGATGTCGGTCAACGTACATTATACTTCATCCGCGGATTTTACTGCGACAATGATTGTAGATTATACGATAAGTAACGGAGTAATAACCATTTCAAATCCTTCGGGAAATACTACTGGAAATTGGGATGTCAGACGCAGCGCTCTTCGGGAGTTTGAAGACTATTTATTAAATAATAAATCTTTTAAACTCGAATGGGTACCAACTACAGATGGTCCTCCAGCGATAGGTTGGAGATCTACGACGAATCCAAACGATTTGATCTATGGGTTTCCAATTTAA
- a CDS encoding nucleoside hydrolase, producing the protein MSLTLKKLSIAIALAISLPTMTSAQQKIKKPVKVIFDTDMGPDYDDIGAIALLHALADQNELEILATVASDAHVDIAPTIALYNRYFNKPHIPVGEADKTLAPSFTAKTNWNDVLIKRFDSDLKNQTFPAAVDVYREVLAKQPDNSVTIITVGFMTNLAQLLKSTADQHSNLNGMDLVKKKVKNWVAMAAAFPQGKEFNVFKDSVSSYYVFQHFPKPILFSGFEIGDKIKSGAKIASKNDQNSPVSVGYKLNLDQYGEKPVKNRSSWDQTAVLIAARNPEDYFYLSGKGKIDVAKDGSNIWIPDDKGNHQFIIHKYPYQKIEEIIEELMMHQPKKK; encoded by the coding sequence ATGAGCCTAACGCTAAAAAAATTATCCATCGCTATTGCATTGGCCATTTCGCTGCCAACTATGACCAGTGCTCAACAAAAGATAAAGAAACCTGTTAAGGTTATTTTTGACACCGACATGGGGCCTGATTACGACGATATAGGCGCTATCGCGCTGCTCCATGCTTTGGCGGATCAAAATGAGCTAGAAATATTGGCGACAGTGGCTAGCGATGCACATGTGGACATCGCACCAACCATAGCACTTTATAATCGCTATTTCAACAAACCCCATATTCCCGTGGGAGAGGCTGATAAAACACTTGCACCTTCCTTTACAGCGAAAACAAACTGGAATGATGTGCTCATCAAGCGGTTTGACAGCGATTTGAAAAATCAAACATTCCCAGCTGCAGTTGACGTTTACCGCGAAGTCCTCGCCAAGCAGCCCGATAACTCCGTGACGATTATTACGGTTGGTTTTATGACTAATCTAGCCCAACTACTGAAATCAACAGCCGATCAACATTCCAATTTGAATGGTATGGATTTAGTGAAAAAGAAGGTCAAAAACTGGGTTGCAATGGCAGCGGCATTTCCTCAAGGAAAAGAATTCAATGTTTTTAAAGACTCCGTTTCATCCTATTACGTCTTTCAACATTTTCCGAAACCAATTTTATTTAGCGGCTTCGAAATTGGAGACAAAATAAAGAGCGGTGCAAAAATTGCTAGCAAAAATGACCAAAATAGCCCTGTTTCTGTAGGCTATAAGCTCAATTTGGATCAATACGGAGAAAAACCTGTCAAGAACAGAAGTTCCTGGGATCAGACGGCTGTATTAATTGCTGCACGCAATCCAGAAGATTATTTTTATCTGAGTGGTAAAGGGAAAATCGATGTGGCGAAAGACGGTTCGAATATTTGGATACCGGACGATAAGGGTAATCATCAATTTATTATTCATAAATATCCATATCAAAAAATCGAAGAAATTATCGAAGAATTGATGATGCATCAGCCAAAGAAAAAATAG
- a CDS encoding LacI family DNA-binding transcriptional regulator, with amino-acid sequence MAKIDIIQLAKVLNLSKSTVSRAFRDSSDINPKTKERILKVAKELNYQPNHYASNLREQKSKTIAVVLPELANNYFTQIIQGVEKEAKKQGYHILIFVTDDDISKEREFIRSLANGRVDGVIMSASGESTDHSYLEQINYEHLPIVLFDRIYDDIDLPKIVTDDYHSSFTATEHLIKNGCQRIAYLVINKELSIGKTRMQGYEDALKKYKIPLRKRLVVDCSNSYDENSEIIETAIRKQEPDGILASVERLAFSTYYVCRRMGLKIPQDLKVIAFSSLEIAGLLHPPLSVVRQPAVQIGEKAAATLLKQLSGDALSENEKYVIMQSDLVVRNSTQG; translated from the coding sequence ATGGCAAAGATTGATATTATCCAATTAGCGAAGGTGTTAAACCTTTCGAAATCGACGGTGTCTCGCGCCTTTCGGGATAGTAGTGATATCAATCCAAAGACCAAAGAGCGTATTCTAAAAGTGGCTAAGGAATTGAATTATCAACCCAACCACTACGCCAGTAATCTACGAGAACAGAAAAGCAAAACTATAGCGGTTGTACTTCCGGAACTAGCGAATAACTATTTTACCCAGATCATTCAGGGTGTTGAAAAAGAAGCGAAAAAGCAAGGGTATCATATACTAATCTTTGTTACCGATGACGACATTAGCAAAGAACGCGAATTCATACGTAGTTTAGCCAACGGTCGTGTGGATGGTGTTATTATGTCGGCTTCTGGAGAGTCGACTGACCATAGCTATTTGGAGCAAATTAACTACGAGCATCTACCCATTGTACTTTTTGATCGTATTTATGATGACATCGATCTACCTAAGATTGTAACGGATGATTATCATAGTAGTTTTACTGCCACGGAACATTTGATTAAAAATGGATGTCAGCGAATTGCTTATCTTGTTATTAACAAGGAGCTTTCGATTGGTAAGACGCGTATGCAAGGGTATGAAGATGCGTTGAAAAAATATAAAATCCCATTGCGTAAACGCTTGGTTGTAGACTGCTCCAATTCCTACGATGAGAATAGTGAGATTATTGAAACAGCAATCCGTAAGCAGGAGCCCGACGGAATCCTTGCTTCCGTGGAGCGACTTGCATTCTCAACATACTATGTTTGCAGACGCATGGGGCTAAAGATTCCACAAGATTTAAAAGTAATCGCATTCTCGAGTTTGGAAATCGCAGGATTACTTCATCCACCACTTTCTGTAGTGCGCCAACCCGCGGTGCAGATTGGTGAAAAAGCTGCTGCAACTTTGTTGAAACAGCTTTCTGGAGATGCATTATCGGAAAATGAAAAATACGTTATTATGCAGTCAGATCTTGTCGTTCGGAATTCCACTCAGGGCTAA
- a CDS encoding MFS transporter: protein MQQPLKRSKPRLSRAQIFNMSFGFFGIQFGFALQTGNASRILQTFGADVEHLSLFWLVAPLSGMLIQPIIGYFSDKTWTRLGRRRPFFLGGALVAAAALALMPNASVLALLIPPLLIGAGMLMIMDVAFNVSMEPFRALVADNLPKEQHGYGYAVQTFLIGAGAIIGSFLPYVLSTYFGVSKVAEQGHVPDNVIWSFYAGAIVLVLSLLWTVITTKEYTAEELQSFEEHQEEEETASHNFFSIFRDFKNMPQAMKQLGLVQFFSWFALFSMWVFTTPAIAQHIYHLPATDTASSAYADAGNLTGVLFGVYNLVATVFALLLPKLYQAIGKKKTHMIALATSGLGLISILFIQNPNLLYIPMIAVGIAWASILATPYSMLSGVVPAKKMGLYMGLFNFFITLPQLVNGVLGTVLVKYVFQHQAVYCLTMAGVFMLLAAVSTRSVKAV from the coding sequence ATGCAACAACCTTTAAAACGCTCTAAGCCAAGGCTGAGCCGTGCTCAAATTTTTAATATGAGCTTCGGATTCTTTGGTATACAGTTCGGCTTCGCTCTACAAACAGGGAATGCCTCTCGCATACTTCAAACTTTTGGTGCCGATGTAGAGCATCTCTCACTATTTTGGTTAGTTGCCCCTTTATCTGGAATGTTAATACAGCCAATAATTGGCTATTTCTCGGATAAAACATGGACACGATTAGGGCGACGCAGACCTTTCTTTTTAGGAGGGGCACTCGTTGCCGCTGCAGCATTAGCACTAATGCCAAACGCATCTGTCTTAGCACTGTTAATCCCCCCGCTACTTATTGGAGCAGGGATGTTAATGATTATGGATGTCGCTTTTAATGTTTCTATGGAGCCGTTCCGAGCCTTAGTTGCAGATAATTTGCCCAAGGAACAACATGGATATGGCTATGCCGTCCAGACCTTCTTAATCGGGGCTGGTGCAATTATTGGTTCCTTTTTACCCTATGTACTTTCCACATACTTCGGGGTTTCAAAAGTGGCAGAGCAAGGGCATGTTCCAGATAATGTAATCTGGTCATTTTATGCTGGAGCGATCGTACTTGTTCTCTCCCTGTTGTGGACAGTCATTACCACTAAAGAGTATACAGCAGAGGAACTTCAATCTTTTGAAGAGCATCAGGAGGAAGAAGAAACGGCAAGTCACAACTTCTTCTCGATCTTTCGCGATTTTAAGAACATGCCTCAAGCGATGAAGCAATTAGGGTTAGTTCAGTTCTTTTCTTGGTTTGCATTATTTTCAATGTGGGTTTTTACCACTCCCGCAATCGCTCAACATATCTATCATTTGCCCGCAACGGACACCGCATCTTCTGCATATGCAGATGCCGGAAATCTAACTGGTGTACTTTTTGGAGTCTACAATTTGGTGGCAACCGTTTTTGCGCTATTACTGCCGAAACTTTATCAGGCTATTGGCAAAAAGAAAACGCATATGATTGCACTTGCCACTTCAGGATTAGGATTGATTTCAATTTTATTCATTCAAAACCCGAATTTACTCTATATTCCAATGATTGCGGTCGGAATTGCTTGGGCAAGCATACTTGCTACTCCCTACTCTATGCTTTCAGGTGTGGTACCAGCTAAGAAAATGGGTTTGTATATGGGCTTATTTAACTTCTTTATTACCCTCCCACAATTAGTCAATGGTGTTCTGGGAACGGTTCTGGTAAAATATGTTTTTCAACATCAAGCGGTTTATTGTCTGACGATGGCTGGTGTATTTATGTTATTGGCGGCCGTTTCAACACGTAGCGTGAAGGCCGTTTAG
- a CDS encoding alpha/beta hydrolase, which translates to MEKKFRSFEQSDPSYGFKNLRFVTIKSDNLHGRGDICLYIPDNCPSDAPVVILLHGVYGSAWSWALSSGVHEQVDQAISAGLIKPLILVMPSDGLWGDGSGYMKQKKQDFEQWIVEEVIEATRQIATEQVTEASKFFIAGLSMGGYGAIRLGARHPNLFTSFSGLSSITDISDFSLFVEESLSNYQMDTELSLIDTIVANRAGIPFFRFDCGRDDLLIEQNRKLHKQLLEANIAHVYQEYEGGHSWDYWKNNVMKTILFFNLRF; encoded by the coding sequence ATGGAGAAAAAATTTAGATCATTCGAACAATCTGATCCAAGCTATGGCTTTAAAAATCTTCGATTTGTAACGATTAAATCCGACAATCTCCATGGGCGTGGCGACATCTGCCTTTATATTCCTGACAATTGTCCGAGTGATGCCCCTGTTGTCATTCTATTACATGGAGTTTATGGTAGTGCGTGGAGCTGGGCGCTTTCCTCTGGCGTACACGAGCAAGTAGATCAAGCGATTTCAGCTGGTCTAATAAAACCGCTCATACTCGTTATGCCCTCCGATGGATTGTGGGGAGATGGCTCCGGTTATATGAAACAGAAAAAGCAAGATTTTGAACAATGGATTGTCGAAGAAGTTATTGAAGCAACGCGACAAATAGCAACAGAACAAGTCACAGAGGCTTCCAAATTCTTTATTGCAGGCCTTTCCATGGGGGGATATGGTGCAATACGTCTTGGCGCTCGTCATCCCAACCTGTTTACATCATTCTCAGGACTTTCTTCCATAACGGACATTTCAGATTTCTCGTTGTTTGTAGAAGAGAGCCTTTCGAATTATCAAATGGATACAGAACTATCCCTTATAGATACTATTGTAGCTAACCGAGCTGGTATTCCATTCTTTCGTTTTGATTGTGGAAGAGATGATCTTCTGATAGAGCAAAACAGAAAACTACATAAACAGCTATTGGAAGCCAATATTGCACATGTATACCAAGAATATGAAGGTGGACATAGCTGGGATTATTGGAAAAATAATGTGATGAAAACGATATTATTTTTTAATTTACGTTTCTAA
- a CDS encoding alcohol dehydrogenase catalytic domain-containing protein: MMMTCNAAITDGQGKFFIDQIQVAEPEADEVLVRIMAAGLCHTDYDSLTWNKPLVLGHEGAGIVYQVGSNVTHVQVNDRVLLNWAIPCLHCFQCQLGNYHICENTSPVTGQGHNSQLGHAHPKGTLWKGSPLARSFHIGTISEYSLVKVAAVTKVHTDKLPHECAAIIGCGVMTGYGSVVNAGQVKEGSNVVVLGTGGVGLSVIQAAKITKASMIIAIDINPNRLVMAKQFGATHCLQADPQDQGLLNIAQEVKNLCGGRGADYAFECTARPELGAAPLAMIRNAGTAVQVSGIEQEIPFDMNLFEWDKLYLNPLYGKCNPARDFDRIIDHYLAGELQLNEMITARYSLKQLPQAFDDMLAGKNAKGVIIFD; this comes from the coding sequence ATGATGATGACATGTAATGCTGCGATCACAGATGGTCAAGGGAAATTTTTTATTGATCAAATTCAAGTAGCTGAGCCAGAAGCAGACGAAGTATTAGTTAGAATAATGGCCGCCGGTCTCTGTCATACCGACTACGATTCATTGACCTGGAACAAACCTTTGGTCTTAGGCCACGAAGGCGCCGGAATTGTATATCAAGTCGGCTCAAATGTCACCCATGTACAAGTAAATGATCGGGTATTACTCAACTGGGCGATTCCATGTTTGCATTGTTTCCAATGCCAGTTGGGCAACTATCATATTTGTGAAAATACGTCTCCAGTAACCGGTCAGGGGCATAATAGTCAACTCGGACACGCACATCCAAAGGGAACACTTTGGAAAGGTAGCCCTCTCGCTCGTTCATTTCATATCGGGACAATATCAGAATACAGTTTGGTTAAGGTGGCAGCAGTAACAAAAGTGCATACGGATAAGCTACCGCATGAATGTGCTGCAATTATTGGTTGCGGAGTCATGACTGGATATGGATCTGTTGTCAATGCAGGCCAAGTTAAAGAGGGCAGCAATGTTGTCGTCTTAGGCACCGGTGGAGTTGGTTTAAGTGTTATTCAGGCCGCCAAGATAACTAAAGCTAGCATGATTATCGCGATCGATATTAACCCGAATCGTTTAGTGATGGCGAAGCAATTCGGAGCCACTCATTGCTTACAAGCTGATCCGCAAGATCAAGGCCTATTAAACATCGCGCAAGAAGTTAAAAACCTCTGCGGAGGACGCGGTGCAGATTATGCTTTTGAATGTACAGCGAGACCTGAGCTTGGGGCAGCACCTTTGGCAATGATCCGTAATGCGGGAACCGCAGTACAAGTCAGCGGAATCGAACAAGAAATCCCTTTCGATATGAACTTATTCGAATGGGATAAATTGTATTTGAATCCACTTTATGGGAAATGTAATCCCGCTCGCGACTTCGACCGCATCATTGATCACTATTTAGCAGGAGAGCTACAATTAAACGAAATGATTACGGCTCGTTATTCTTTAAAACAGTTGCCACAAGCATTCGACGACATGTTAGCCGGGAAAAATGCTAAAGGTGTCATCATATTTGATTAA
- a CDS encoding alpha/beta hydrolase, with protein MNKLISILLLTVIAFSANSQEAKLTIRVIAPPTTPAQDSIRPIGNQGVWGFWIYPKSKSLKSKGNNVWEESYTFPLNSQLEFKITRGSYYEEALYNGNGQSAQPVKLTLTKDTTITLSPSNWNDIYQRSIVGDVRYHHNFASSYLRNTRNVVVWLPPSYFKEKNKNYPVLYANDGQNLFDHTNLSGSEWRMDEIADSMMRKGDIEEFILVGVANTKDRWVEYNGTPEGERYLQFLATELKPFIDKTYRTKPDRENTAIIGSSMGGLISFYALYKYPEVFSKAACLSSGFFFDDGKIVDLLKKDLKPLENSAVYLDCGGKDLDFDFLPSNQEVNSILAKDKKIRLKYEEFPNDPHNEVAWSKRLHIPYKFLFSKK; from the coding sequence ATGAATAAACTGATCTCAATCCTTCTGTTGACTGTGATTGCCTTTTCTGCGAATTCACAGGAAGCCAAGTTGACTATCCGCGTCATTGCACCGCCAACTACGCCAGCGCAAGATTCTATTCGACCAATTGGAAACCAAGGGGTTTGGGGCTTCTGGATCTATCCCAAAAGCAAATCACTAAAGTCAAAAGGAAACAACGTATGGGAAGAAAGTTATACGTTTCCCCTAAACAGCCAACTTGAATTTAAAATTACCCGGGGATCATATTATGAAGAGGCATTGTACAACGGCAACGGACAGAGTGCACAGCCTGTTAAACTCACATTAACAAAAGACACCACAATAACCCTGAGCCCGAGCAATTGGAATGATATTTATCAACGCAGCATCGTGGGAGACGTTCGTTATCATCATAATTTCGCAAGCAGCTATTTACGTAATACACGAAATGTTGTGGTTTGGCTTCCTCCCAGCTATTTTAAAGAAAAAAACAAAAACTATCCCGTTTTATATGCCAACGATGGACAGAACTTATTTGATCATACGAACCTCAGTGGAAGTGAATGGCGTATGGATGAAATAGCTGACAGTATGATGCGAAAAGGAGACATTGAGGAGTTTATTTTGGTTGGTGTCGCAAATACAAAAGATCGCTGGGTAGAATACAACGGCACGCCAGAAGGAGAACGCTATTTGCAGTTTTTGGCCACAGAACTAAAACCCTTTATCGACAAAACATATCGGACGAAACCTGATCGGGAGAATACCGCTATAATCGGCTCCTCGATGGGTGGATTAATTTCCTTTTATGCCTTATACAAATACCCTGAGGTATTTTCCAAAGCAGCTTGTTTATCTTCTGGTTTCTTCTTCGACGACGGAAAAATCGTAGATCTTCTAAAAAAAGACCTCAAGCCATTAGAAAATAGTGCAGTCTATTTAGATTGTGGAGGTAAAGATCTAGATTTCGACTTCCTACCTAGCAACCAAGAGGTAAACAGCATATTGGCGAAGGATAAAAAAATCAGACTGAAATATGAAGAATTTCCAAACGATCCACATAATGAAGTAGCTTGGTCTAAAAGACTACATATTCCTTATAAATTCTTATTTTCTAAAAAATGA
- a CDS encoding AraC family transcriptional regulator yields MLKAKPEILQSGLQESFLIRAFGHEAFFAPYHYHPEYELTYIVHGKGKRYVGNRLDDFSDGDFVLIGPNQPHCWKLDQPDIKASAVVIQFTHDFLGADFFDKPEFANINALLKESQAGLSFLHPKMMTKYILRLRKSEGVERVLHFLDLLNELCRQKYETIDIGALENNADSQNDSNRINVVMAYIVENFKNDISLDDVANVANLTPNAFCKYFKKLTRKTFVEMLVQYRMNFAVQQLLHTDDTISAIALASGFNDMSYFYKTFRGKMGMSPLAYRKQFME; encoded by the coding sequence ATGCTCAAAGCGAAGCCGGAAATATTACAAAGTGGTTTGCAGGAATCCTTCCTGATCAGAGCCTTTGGCCATGAGGCTTTTTTTGCACCCTATCACTATCATCCCGAATATGAACTTACGTATATCGTCCATGGAAAAGGGAAGCGCTACGTAGGAAATCGTTTGGATGACTTTAGTGACGGTGATTTTGTATTAATTGGCCCAAATCAACCACACTGTTGGAAGTTGGATCAACCAGACATTAAAGCGAGTGCTGTCGTTATTCAATTTACACACGATTTCTTAGGAGCGGATTTTTTTGATAAACCTGAGTTTGCCAACATTAATGCACTGCTAAAAGAAAGTCAAGCCGGCCTTAGTTTTCTACATCCTAAAATGATGACAAAGTATATTTTACGTCTTCGAAAGTCTGAAGGAGTAGAACGAGTACTTCATTTTTTGGATTTGCTGAATGAGCTTTGTCGTCAAAAATACGAGACTATCGATATTGGCGCATTGGAAAATAATGCCGATAGCCAAAACGATAGCAATCGCATCAATGTTGTAATGGCCTACATTGTTGAGAATTTCAAGAACGATATTAGCCTAGACGATGTTGCGAATGTTGCCAATTTGACGCCTAATGCATTTTGTAAATATTTCAAGAAGCTAACGCGCAAGACTTTTGTCGAGATGCTCGTACAGTATAGAATGAACTTTGCAGTTCAACAGTTGCTGCATACAGATGACACGATCAGTGCTATAGCGTTAGCTTCTGGCTTTAATGATATGTCTTATTTCTATAAAACGTTTCGTGGAAAAATGGGCATGAGCCCCCTAGCTTATCGAAAACAGTTTATGGAATAA